A genomic stretch from Mycobacterium malmoense includes:
- a CDS encoding FABP family protein, protein MFQAAERAKVTASRNIPAFDDLPVPADTANLREGANLNDALLALLPLVGVWRGEGEGRGHDGDYRFGQQIVVSHDGGDYLNWEARSWRLDDRGDYQEPGLREAGFWRFVRDPDDPTESQAIELLLAHSAGYIELFYGRPRTQSSWELVTDALARSRSGLLVGGAKRLYGIVEGGDLAYVEERVDADGGLVPHLSARLSRFAG, encoded by the coding sequence ATGTTTCAAGCCGCCGAACGCGCCAAGGTGACCGCCTCCCGCAACATCCCCGCCTTCGACGATCTGCCGGTTCCCGCCGACACCGCGAACCTGCGCGAGGGCGCCAACCTCAACGACGCGCTGCTGGCGTTGCTGCCCCTCGTCGGCGTGTGGCGCGGCGAGGGTGAGGGCCGCGGGCACGACGGCGACTACCGGTTCGGCCAACAGATCGTGGTCTCGCACGACGGCGGCGACTATCTGAACTGGGAAGCCCGGTCCTGGCGGCTCGACGACAGGGGCGATTACCAGGAACCCGGCCTACGCGAGGCCGGCTTCTGGCGTTTTGTCCGCGATCCCGACGATCCGACCGAGTCACAGGCCATCGAGTTGCTGTTGGCCCATTCGGCCGGCTATATCGAGTTGTTCTACGGGCGGCCACGCACCCAGTCGTCGTGGGAGTTGGTGACCGACGCGCTGGCCCGCAGCCGCTCGGGCCTGCTGGTCGGCGGCGCCAAGCGGCTCTACGGCATCGTCGAAGGCGGCGACCTGGCCTACGTCGAGGAACGGGTGGACGCCGACGGCGGCCTGGTTCCGCACCTGTCGGCGCGGTTGTCGCGCTTCGCCGGATAG
- a CDS encoding sensor domain-containing protein, whose product MALFISYSSQDRSTVDALTAALRRGQQQVWFDQELGGGDAWWNKILEQIRSCDVFIVALSNNWLQSKPSQSELRYAQALNRPILPVRIGDIDSMRVNPLAALQIIDYQNPTVDAGIQLVTAVHSLQAKPQPVPFGYITRLGNTLAEKELSPQQQTQLLIELRQGLDEDGEDPSARSDIAQLLRMLRLRHDVTYRTRTEIDNVLASIEATEAGSSAGASAAPEAQAQTPTGPTQAGAQTVSQRPARPSSTAAAGAGAAKDGGINKRLIIIGGAALAVIAVIAIVAVLATQGGKSKPAPTAAAPNTNPNAVNLGSYLLGPTDIGTVVADPNMVVSDKTSGMRNPRWTLSNPDCMGAYEPIADAAYKASGYSAVAGQAVHTAGEDPTHRVFESVVAFPSADKAGAFVQTSADKWKACAGQPVTLTVNGKSTGWTFGDVTGTVPRIAQRRTQTEGTRICHHVLRAASDVVIDVLVCGPDVETGQAGRIAEQISAKVGQ is encoded by the coding sequence ATGGCGCTGTTCATCAGCTACTCAAGCCAGGACAGGTCGACAGTCGACGCTTTGACGGCCGCCCTGCGGCGCGGCCAACAACAGGTCTGGTTCGACCAAGAACTGGGCGGCGGCGACGCGTGGTGGAACAAGATCCTCGAGCAGATCCGCTCGTGCGACGTGTTCATCGTGGCGCTGTCGAATAACTGGCTGCAGTCCAAGCCCAGTCAGTCCGAGCTGCGCTACGCGCAGGCTCTGAACCGGCCGATCCTTCCGGTTCGGATCGGCGACATCGACAGCATGCGCGTGAATCCCCTTGCCGCGTTGCAGATAATCGACTACCAGAACCCGACCGTCGACGCCGGCATCCAGCTGGTCACCGCCGTGCACTCGCTGCAGGCCAAACCCCAGCCGGTGCCATTCGGCTACATAACGCGGTTGGGCAACACCCTCGCCGAAAAGGAACTCAGCCCGCAGCAGCAGACGCAATTGTTGATCGAGCTCAGACAGGGGCTCGACGAGGACGGCGAAGACCCCAGCGCCCGAAGCGATATCGCCCAGCTGCTGCGCATGCTGCGCCTTCGACACGATGTCACCTACCGCACCCGAACCGAGATCGACAACGTGCTGGCGTCGATCGAGGCGACCGAAGCGGGATCGTCGGCAGGTGCATCGGCAGCGCCCGAAGCCCAGGCACAGACGCCGACGGGCCCGACGCAAGCGGGTGCCCAAACCGTCAGCCAGCGGCCGGCCCGGCCGTCGTCAACCGCCGCGGCTGGCGCCGGCGCAGCCAAGGACGGCGGAATCAACAAGCGGTTGATCATCATCGGCGGGGCCGCGCTGGCGGTCATCGCCGTAATCGCCATCGTCGCGGTGCTAGCTACTCAGGGCGGCAAGTCCAAACCGGCTCCGACGGCGGCCGCCCCGAACACCAACCCAAACGCCGTCAACCTGGGCTCGTACCTGCTCGGTCCCACGGATATCGGCACGGTCGTCGCCGACCCCAATATGGTGGTCTCCGATAAGACGAGCGGGATGCGCAACCCCCGGTGGACGTTGTCCAACCCGGACTGCATGGGCGCCTACGAGCCCATCGCGGATGCCGCGTACAAGGCGAGCGGCTACAGCGCGGTCGCAGGCCAGGCCGTGCATACGGCCGGAGAAGACCCAACCCACCGGGTCTTCGAATCCGTCGTAGCCTTTCCGTCGGCCGACAAAGCCGGCGCATTCGTCCAGACATCCGCGGACAAGTGGAAAGCCTGCGCGGGACAACCGGTCACGCTGACCGTCAACGGCAAGAGCACCGGATGGACGTTCGGCGACGTCACGGGAACCGTGCCGAGGATTGCGCAACGGCGAACACAGACGGAAGGCACCCGGATCTGCCACCATGTGTTGCGCGCGGCGTCCGATGTGGTCATCGACGTGCTGGTGTGCGGACCGGATGTCGAGACGGGTCAAGCGGGCCGGATCGCCGAGCAGATCTCCGCCAAGGTGGGGCAATAG
- a CDS encoding aminodeoxychorismate lyase: MIVTLDGGIHPPDTPLLHADDLAAVRGDGIFETLLVRDGGACLVESHLQRLIQSAKSMDMPEPDLPSWRRAIDAATRQWTAGTGDEGAMRLIYSRGRESGSPPTAYVMVSAVPERVTAVRRDGVAAVTLNRGLPAAGVDAMPWLLAGAKTLSYAVNMAVLRHAARQGAGDVIFVSSDGYILEGPRSTVVIVAESATGAGGNPCLLTPPPWYPILRGTTQQALFEVARAKGYDCDYRALRVPDLLAAQGIWLISSMTLAARVHTLDGRPLPPSPMAAEFAELVDAAIVSDR; the protein is encoded by the coding sequence GTGATCGTCACGCTGGACGGCGGGATACATCCGCCGGACACGCCGCTGCTGCACGCCGACGACCTGGCCGCGGTTCGCGGCGACGGCATCTTCGAGACGCTGCTGGTTCGCGACGGCGGGGCGTGTCTGGTCGAGTCGCATCTGCAGCGGCTGATTCAGTCGGCCAAATCGATGGACATGCCCGAGCCGGACCTCCCGAGCTGGCGGCGCGCGATCGACGCGGCCACGCGGCAGTGGACCGCGGGCACCGGCGACGAGGGCGCGATGCGCTTGATCTACAGCCGCGGCCGCGAGAGCGGCTCACCACCGACGGCCTACGTGATGGTCAGCGCGGTGCCCGAAAGGGTGACCGCGGTTCGCCGCGACGGGGTCGCGGCGGTCACGCTGAACCGCGGATTGCCCGCCGCCGGTGTCGACGCGATGCCGTGGCTGTTGGCCGGCGCGAAAACGCTGTCCTATGCGGTCAACATGGCCGTCCTGCGCCATGCAGCCCGGCAGGGCGCCGGCGACGTCATCTTCGTCAGCTCCGACGGCTACATCCTGGAAGGCCCGCGTTCGACGGTGGTGATCGTCGCCGAATCCGCAACCGGCGCAGGGGGGAATCCCTGCCTGCTGACGCCGCCGCCGTGGTATCCGATCCTGCGCGGCACCACGCAGCAGGCCCTCTTCGAGGTGGCCCGGGCCAAGGGCTACGACTGCGACTATCGCGCACTGCGTGTCCCGGATCTGCTTGCGGCCCAAGGGATCTGGCTGATATCGAGCATGACCCTGGCGGCCCGCGTGCACACGCTCGACGGCCGGCCACTGCCGCCATCCCCGATGGCCGCAGAATTCGCCGAACTGGTCGACGCAGCCATCGTCAGCGATCGCTAA
- a CDS encoding YgfZ/GcvT domain-containing protein, translating to MNAVPAPDPGPDAGAVWHYGDPLGEQRAAQTDAVLIDRSHRRVLTLTGKDRQTWLHSISTQHVSELPEGASTQNLSLDGQGRVEDHWIQTELGGTTYLDTEPWRGEPLLEYLRKMVFWSEVTPSGADMAVLSLLGPRLADGAVLNALGLDALPAEPIAVPLASGGFARRMPSAVAGQIELDLMVPRGESAGWQDRLARAGVRPAGVWAFEAHRVAALRPRLGVDTDERTIPHEVGWIGGPGAGAVHLDKGCYRGQETVARVHNLGRPPRTLALLHLDGSVERPSTGDAVLAGGRAVGRLGTVVEHVDLGPVALALLKRGLPADTELATGPQAAVAAAIDADSLPSTERIGAGRLAIERLRGGAR from the coding sequence GTGAACGCAGTTCCCGCACCCGATCCCGGACCCGACGCGGGCGCGGTCTGGCATTACGGCGACCCGCTGGGCGAGCAGCGCGCGGCCCAAACCGATGCGGTGTTGATCGACCGCTCGCACCGCCGCGTGCTCACCCTGACCGGCAAAGACCGGCAGACCTGGCTGCACAGCATCTCCACCCAACACGTCAGCGAACTCCCCGAGGGCGCCAGCACGCAAAACCTCAGCCTCGACGGCCAGGGCCGGGTCGAGGACCACTGGATCCAGACCGAGCTGGGCGGCACCACCTACCTCGACACCGAACCGTGGCGGGGGGAGCCGCTGCTGGAGTACCTGCGCAAGATGGTGTTCTGGTCCGAGGTCACCCCGAGCGGCGCGGACATGGCGGTGCTGTCACTGCTGGGTCCACGGCTGGCCGACGGGGCGGTGCTCAACGCGCTCGGCCTGGACGCTTTGCCCGCCGAACCGATCGCGGTTCCCCTTGCAAGCGGTGGCTTTGCCCGACGGATGCCGAGCGCCGTTGCCGGGCAGATCGAACTGGACCTGATGGTGCCGCGCGGCGAGTCGGCCGGCTGGCAGGACCGCCTGGCGCGGGCGGGCGTGCGGCCGGCGGGGGTGTGGGCGTTTGAAGCCCACCGAGTAGCGGCGCTGCGCCCGCGGCTCGGCGTCGACACCGACGAGCGCACGATCCCACACGAGGTGGGTTGGATAGGCGGTCCCGGCGCGGGGGCCGTGCATCTGGACAAAGGTTGCTACCGCGGGCAGGAGACCGTCGCGCGGGTGCACAATCTGGGTCGACCGCCCCGGACGCTGGCGTTGTTACACCTCGATGGCTCGGTGGAGCGGCCCTCGACGGGTGATGCGGTGCTCGCCGGCGGCCGTGCCGTCGGACGCCTCGGCACCGTGGTCGAGCACGTGGACCTTGGGCCGGTGGCGCTGGCGTTGCTGAAGCGCGGGTTGCCCGCCGACACCGAATTGGCGACCGGCCCGCAGGCCGCGGTCGCCGCGGCGATCGACGCCGATTCCCTGCCTTCCACCGAACGGATCGGCGCGGGACGGTTGGCCATTGAACGGTTGCGGGGCGGTGCGAGATAA
- a CDS encoding DUF3073 domain-containing protein: MGRGRAKAKQTKVARELKYSSPQTDFQRLQRELSGTADEADELDDDGAGESWDVEGDWRR, translated from the coding sequence ATGGGCCGCGGCCGGGCTAAGGCAAAGCAGACCAAGGTTGCTCGAGAACTCAAATACAGTTCCCCGCAGACCGACTTCCAGCGGCTTCAGCGCGAGCTGTCAGGAACGGCCGACGAAGCCGACGAATTGGACGACGACGGCGCCGGCGAGTCATGGGACGTCGAGGGCGACTGGCGCCGCTAG
- the purM gene encoding phosphoribosylformylglycinamidine cyclo-ligase: protein MTDPGKSPGRNPGSQGITYASAGVDIEAGDRAVELFKPLATKATRPEVRGGLGGFAGLFALRGDYREPVLAASTDGVGTKLAVAQAMDKHDTVGLDLVAMVVDDLVVCGAEPLFLQDYIAVGRTVPERLSAIVSGIAEGCVRAGCALLGGETAEHPGLMEPDHYDISATGIGVVEADDVLGPDRVKPGDTIIALGSSGLHSNGYSLARTVLLEIDRMNLAGYVEEFGRTLGEELLEPTRIYAKDCLALAAETHVRTFCHVTGGGLAGNLQRVIPHGLVAEIDRGTWTPAPVFAMIAQRGRVTREEMEKTFNMGVGMVAVVAPEDTDRALAILTARHLDCWVLGAVCKGGKEGPRAKLVGQHPRF, encoded by the coding sequence ATGACGGATCCCGGAAAAAGCCCCGGACGCAACCCGGGCAGCCAGGGCATCACCTACGCGTCGGCCGGGGTGGACATTGAAGCCGGTGACCGCGCCGTCGAGTTGTTCAAGCCGCTGGCAACCAAGGCCACCAGACCCGAGGTGCGTGGCGGGCTGGGCGGATTCGCCGGATTGTTCGCCCTGCGCGGCGACTACCGCGAACCGGTGCTGGCCGCCTCGACCGACGGTGTCGGCACCAAGCTGGCGGTCGCCCAGGCGATGGACAAGCACGACACCGTCGGCCTCGACCTGGTCGCGATGGTGGTCGACGACCTCGTGGTGTGCGGCGCCGAGCCTCTGTTCCTGCAGGACTACATCGCGGTCGGCCGGACGGTGCCGGAACGCCTGAGCGCGATCGTCAGCGGTATCGCCGAGGGATGTGTGCGCGCGGGCTGCGCGCTGCTTGGCGGCGAAACCGCCGAACACCCCGGGCTGATGGAGCCGGACCACTACGACATCTCGGCCACCGGCATCGGAGTCGTCGAGGCCGACGACGTGCTGGGGCCCGACCGCGTCAAACCCGGTGACACCATCATCGCGCTGGGCTCTTCGGGCCTGCATTCCAACGGCTACTCGCTGGCCCGCACGGTCCTGCTCGAGATCGACCGGATGAACCTGGCCGGTTACGTCGAGGAGTTCGGCCGCACCCTGGGCGAAGAATTGCTCGAACCCACCCGGATCTACGCCAAGGACTGCCTGGCCCTGGCCGCCGAAACCCACGTCCGCACGTTCTGCCACGTCACCGGCGGCGGGCTGGCCGGCAACCTGCAACGCGTCATCCCGCACGGGCTGGTCGCCGAGATCGACCGCGGCACGTGGACACCCGCGCCGGTGTTCGCCATGATCGCCCAGCGCGGCCGGGTGACGCGCGAGGAGATGGAAAAGACGTTCAACATGGGCGTCGGCATGGTCGCCGTCGTCGCTCCCGAGGACACCGATCGCGCCTTGGCCATATTGACCGCGCGGCACCTGGACTGCTGGGTGTTGGGCGCCGTCTGCAAAGGCGGAAAGGAAGGCCCGCGGGCAAAGCTGGTCGGGCAGCACCCAAGATTTTAA